In Parabacteroides sp. FAFU027, the following are encoded in one genomic region:
- the gdhA gene encoding NADP-specific glutamate dehydrogenase, whose product MTIDKLMFDLEARHPGETEYLQAVKEVLISIEEVYNQHPEFEKAKIIERLVEPDRIFTFRVPWVDDHGEVQVNLGYRIQFNNAIGPYKGGLRFHPSVNLSILKFLGFEQIFKNALTTLPMGGAKGGSDFYIKGKSDAEVMRFCQAFMLELWHNIGPNMDVPAGDIGVGAREVGYLYGMYKKLIREHTGTITGKGLEYGGSLIRPEATGYGGLYFVDRMLHTHGHDIKGKTIAISGFGNVAWGAALKANQMGAKVVTLSGPDGYIYDPDGVSGEKIDYMLELRATGNDEVSPYAEQFGVEFFEGKRPWEQKVDIALPCATQNELDRKDALALIGNNVLCVAEISNMGCTPGAIDLFIEHKILYGPGKAVNAGGVSTSGLEMTQNAMHLSWPATEVDNRLHQIMSNIHDQCVKYGTQPDGYINYMKGANIAGFMKVAHAMMEQGIV is encoded by the coding sequence ATGACAATTGACAAACTGATGTTCGATCTGGAAGCCAGGCATCCGGGCGAAACAGAGTATTTGCAAGCGGTTAAAGAGGTTCTCATCTCCATCGAAGAGGTCTATAATCAGCATCCAGAATTCGAAAAAGCCAAAATCATCGAACGACTGGTAGAGCCGGACCGCATTTTTACCTTCCGGGTTCCCTGGGTGGATGATCACGGTGAAGTTCAGGTCAATCTTGGCTACCGCATTCAGTTTAACAATGCTATTGGCCCGTACAAAGGCGGGTTACGCTTTCACCCCTCAGTCAACCTGTCAATACTGAAATTTCTGGGTTTTGAACAAATCTTCAAAAACGCTCTGACCACATTGCCCATGGGCGGAGCTAAAGGCGGAAGCGACTTTTATATCAAAGGAAAATCGGACGCCGAAGTGATGAGATTCTGTCAGGCGTTTATGCTCGAACTCTGGCACAATATCGGCCCCAACATGGACGTTCCTGCCGGAGATATTGGCGTGGGAGCCCGCGAGGTCGGATACCTTTATGGCATGTATAAGAAGCTGATACGCGAACATACCGGAACCATTACCGGTAAAGGCCTCGAATACGGCGGCTCACTCATCCGCCCTGAAGCTACAGGTTACGGCGGACTCTATTTTGTGGACCGAATGCTACACACGCATGGTCATGACATCAAAGGAAAGACGATTGCCATTTCCGGTTTTGGGAACGTGGCGTGGGGCGCAGCTTTAAAGGCCAATCAGATGGGAGCCAAAGTCGTCACCCTTTCCGGACCGGATGGTTATATCTATGACCCGGATGGCGTTTCCGGAGAGAAAATCGACTACATGCTTGAACTTCGTGCCACCGGAAATGACGAGGTCAGTCCCTATGCCGAACAGTTTGGAGTAGAATTCTTTGAAGGCAAAAGGCCGTGGGAACAAAAAGTGGACATTGCACTACCCTGCGCCACACAAAATGAACTGGACAGAAAGGATGCACTTGCCTTAATCGGGAATAATGTCCTGTGCGTAGCAGAAATTTCTAACATGGGTTGCACTCCCGGGGCCATTGACCTGTTTATTGAACATAAAATTCTGTATGGCCCCGGCAAAGCGGTCAATGCCGGTGGCGTAAGCACCTCCGGACTGGAGATGACACAAAATGCCATGCACCTCTCCTGGCCGGCTACCGAAGTGGACAACCGGCTCCACCAGATCATGTCAAATATCCATGACCAATGTGTGAAATACGGTACCCAACCGGATGGTTATATCAACTATATGAAAGGAGCAAATATCGCCGGATTTATGAAGGTTGCACACGCAATGATGGAGCAAGGTATTGTGTAA
- a CDS encoding septal ring lytic transglycosylase RlpA family protein, whose translation MRLHNAVLFLFLSLWHHISAQETGRVSYYSHKLIGKKMTNGDKYNACDFVAAHRNYPLGTLLKVTNLDNGKFVVVKVTDRGPFSHTRVIDISYAAAEKIGMISSGHANVKVEEANELQFLLTPETMLTEQTPKLKLACEIPFNIKLFP comes from the coding sequence ATGAGATTACACAACGCTGTTTTGTTCCTTTTTTTGTCTCTTTGGCATCACATTTCCGCACAGGAAACAGGCCGGGTTTCATACTACTCGCACAAGTTGATTGGAAAGAAAATGACCAACGGCGATAAGTATAATGCCTGCGATTTTGTAGCTGCTCACCGCAACTATCCCCTAGGCACTTTACTCAAAGTGACTAATCTGGATAATGGAAAGTTTGTTGTAGTTAAGGTCACTGACCGCGGCCCGTTTTCGCACACCCGTGTGATAGATATTTCATATGCCGCAGCTGAAAAAATAGGAATGATTTCATCCGGCCATGCCAATGTGAAAGTTGAAGAGGCCAACGAGCTTCAATTCCTGCTTACTCCGGAAACTATGCTGACGGAACAAACTCCAAAACTCAAATTAGCATGTGAAATTCCGTTCAATATTAAGCTTTTTCCCTAA
- a CDS encoding glycogen/starch synthase translates to MTYITPDYIFEVSWEVCNKIGGIYTVLSTRAKTLQNLVDDRLIFIGPDVWTENECPFFIETKTPLTHWQQIAEHEGLKVRIGRWDIPGQPVAVLVNFQPLFEKKNYLYTKIWEWYKVESDQAFGDYDESCIFAYASALVIESLYRYINGENKKVVAHFNEWTTGMGALYIKKNLPKIATVFTTHATSIGRSIAGNNRPLYDDLKHYNGDQMSWELNMRAKHSLEKQTAHHIDCFTTVSDITAIECEELLDKAVDIVTPNGFEHDFVPKTGHYRSKRDHARNVLANVVEKLTGSRPKENAFFVATGGRYEFKNKGIDLFVDSLARLKEDRENKREVCAFILVPAHMYAPRKELADRLNGTDKSTNPLHEPFITHWLHYPGNDPIINQMKWLGLKNGPTDKVKIIFVPIYLTGQDSIFHETYYDLLIGMDTTVFPSYYEPWGYTPLESIAFSIPTITTSLAGFGIWAEKQTGSSDIESGVAVIKRSDHNQTEVSRLICENLKKLINLPDKKINEIRNNALQLSAEADWAHFIKYYQEAYSIALQKTLREN, encoded by the coding sequence ATGACATATATTACACCGGATTATATTTTTGAAGTTAGCTGGGAAGTTTGTAACAAAATCGGAGGTATCTATACGGTACTCTCCACACGGGCAAAAACGCTGCAAAATCTGGTGGACGATAGATTAATCTTTATCGGACCGGATGTCTGGACAGAAAACGAATGTCCCTTCTTTATTGAAACCAAAACACCCTTAACCCATTGGCAACAGATTGCAGAACACGAAGGATTAAAAGTCCGCATCGGTAGATGGGATATCCCCGGTCAACCAGTGGCAGTTCTGGTGAACTTCCAACCGTTATTTGAAAAAAAAAATTACCTCTACACTAAAATATGGGAATGGTATAAAGTGGAGTCAGATCAGGCTTTCGGTGATTACGACGAATCCTGCATTTTCGCTTATGCCTCCGCTTTGGTCATTGAAAGTTTGTATCGCTACATAAATGGCGAGAACAAAAAAGTGGTTGCCCATTTCAACGAGTGGACAACAGGCATGGGCGCTCTATATATCAAAAAGAACCTGCCTAAAATAGCGACTGTATTTACGACACACGCTACCTCTATTGGCCGTTCCATAGCCGGAAACAACCGTCCTCTATACGATGATCTGAAGCATTACAATGGCGACCAGATGTCATGGGAACTCAATATGCGGGCCAAACATTCATTGGAAAAGCAAACAGCTCATCATATTGATTGTTTTACCACAGTCAGTGATATTACGGCCATTGAGTGTGAAGAATTGCTTGACAAAGCCGTTGACATTGTCACCCCGAACGGTTTTGAGCACGACTTTGTGCCTAAAACAGGGCATTATCGGTCGAAACGAGACCATGCCAGAAATGTATTGGCCAACGTTGTCGAAAAACTGACAGGATCCCGACCTAAGGAAAATGCTTTTTTTGTCGCCACTGGTGGACGTTACGAATTTAAGAACAAAGGGATTGACCTTTTTGTGGATTCTTTAGCCCGGTTAAAAGAGGATCGTGAAAATAAAAGGGAAGTCTGCGCATTTATACTCGTACCGGCGCACATGTATGCACCCCGCAAGGAACTGGCTGACAGACTTAACGGAACCGACAAATCCACAAATCCTCTGCACGAGCCTTTTATCACCCACTGGCTGCACTATCCGGGGAACGATCCAATCATCAATCAGATGAAATGGCTGGGACTGAAAAACGGACCGACAGATAAGGTGAAAATTATTTTTGTCCCAATCTATCTGACCGGTCAGGATTCTATCTTCCACGAAACATACTACGACCTGCTCATCGGAATGGATACCACCGTATTCCCATCGTATTACGAACCGTGGGGATACACACCTCTCGAAAGTATCGCATTTTCCATTCCGACGATCACCACCTCTTTGGCTGGATTTGGTATCTGGGCAGAGAAACAAACCGGATCATCTGATATAGAAAGTGGAGTAGCGGTAATCAAACGGTCCGATCACAATCAGACAGAAGTTTCCCGGTTAATATGCGAGAATCTCAAAAAATTGATTAACTTGCCGGACAAGAAAATAAACGAAATACGCAATAATGCGCTCCAGCTCTCTGCAGAAGCGGATTGGGCACACTTTATCAAATATTATCAGGAGGCTTACTCCATTGCACTACAAAAAACATTAAGAGAAAATTGA
- the glgP gene encoding alpha-glucan family phosphorylase: protein MKVQVSNANSPIWRDITVTSKLPAELQKLSEIAKNLWWVWNFEAKRLFGSIDPKLWTKTAHNPVLLLEMVSYERLSELRKDASFLEKLDEVYTEFQQYIKSEYDHSKPSVAYFSMEYGLTNILKIYSGGLGVLAGDYLKEASDCRIDMTAVGFMYRYGYFTQTLSMEGQQVANYEAQNFTHLPIEQVNDENGMPMILEVPYADHTVYCNVWKVAVGRIPLYLMDTDIELNSEWDRPITHQLYGGDWENRMKQEYLLGVGGILLLNRLGIKKEVYHCNEGHAALINAQRLADLIEKDGLEFSVALELVRSSSLYTVHTPVPAGHDSFDEGLFSKYMHKFPAKLGITWQDFIDLGREHPGTNDKFSMSVFACNTCQEVNGVSWLHGKVSQDMFSPIWKGYFPEELHVSYVTNGVHLPTWSSAEWQVFFQQEFPKEFWEDQSNPKMWEPIQKVSDEKIWKIRRALKEKLVKYIREEFEGQWLKNQGDPSKVVSVLEKINPNALIIGFGRRFATYKRAHLLFTDLERLSRIVNNEKYPVLFFFTGKAHPADGGGQGLIRHIVEISRRPEFLGKIIFLENYDMQLAKRLISGVDIWLNTPTRPLEASGTSGEKAEMNGVLNFSVKDGWWYEGYRPEAGWALTEHNTYPNPQHQDQLDAATIYGMLETDIIPLYYAKNSKGFSPEWIQYIRNSFIQIAPFYTTKRMLDDYIDRFYTKLSSRSKFLRESNFAKAKEIAAWKEVVAAKWDDIEVVSMTSADELCRANAVNDPCTVDVVLDLKGLGNHIGVEVVITEMEEGHQKIFFIKDLHLVKVEGTLHHYHLSNKMQSSGAYKYAFRMYPKHPDLPHRQDFCYVRWI, encoded by the coding sequence ATGAAAGTACAAGTCAGTAATGCAAACTCTCCCATCTGGAGAGATATTACGGTAACATCGAAATTACCAGCTGAGCTCCAGAAGTTATCTGAAATTGCTAAAAACCTCTGGTGGGTATGGAATTTTGAAGCTAAACGTTTGTTTGGCTCCATAGACCCAAAGCTGTGGACCAAAACAGCGCACAATCCGGTACTATTACTGGAAATGGTAAGCTACGAACGCTTATCAGAACTACGCAAAGACGCCTCATTCCTCGAAAAACTCGATGAAGTTTACACTGAATTCCAGCAATATATCAAGTCAGAGTACGACCACAGCAAACCCTCTGTTGCCTACTTCAGTATGGAGTATGGGTTGACCAACATTCTGAAAATATATTCCGGTGGTTTGGGTGTATTGGCTGGCGACTACCTGAAAGAAGCTAGTGACTGTCGCATCGACATGACTGCGGTGGGCTTTATGTATCGTTATGGTTACTTCACGCAAACCCTCTCTATGGAAGGGCAGCAAGTGGCTAACTATGAAGCTCAGAACTTCACCCATTTACCCATCGAACAGGTGAATGATGAAAATGGAATGCCAATGATACTGGAGGTCCCTTACGCTGACCATACTGTTTATTGTAACGTCTGGAAAGTAGCCGTGGGCCGTATTCCACTCTACCTGATGGATACCGATATCGAGTTGAATAGCGAATGGGATCGCCCGATCACCCACCAACTCTATGGCGGTGACTGGGAAAACCGTATGAAACAGGAATACCTGTTGGGCGTGGGTGGTATCCTGCTCCTCAACAGACTTGGTATCAAGAAAGAAGTTTACCACTGTAACGAAGGACACGCTGCGCTGATCAATGCTCAACGTTTGGCTGATTTAATCGAAAAAGATGGACTAGAATTCTCAGTAGCCCTGGAATTGGTACGTTCGTCATCCTTATATACCGTCCACACTCCGGTTCCTGCCGGTCACGACAGCTTTGATGAAGGGCTGTTCAGCAAATACATGCATAAGTTCCCTGCTAAACTAGGTATTACCTGGCAGGATTTCATTGACCTCGGCCGTGAACATCCGGGCACAAATGATAAATTCTCAATGAGTGTATTTGCCTGCAATACTTGTCAGGAAGTCAACGGGGTAAGTTGGCTCCATGGAAAGGTTTCGCAGGATATGTTTAGCCCAATCTGGAAAGGGTATTTCCCCGAAGAACTACATGTCAGCTACGTAACGAACGGCGTACACCTGCCAACCTGGTCATCTGCCGAATGGCAGGTATTCTTCCAGCAGGAATTCCCTAAAGAGTTTTGGGAAGATCAATCCAATCCCAAAATGTGGGAACCGATCCAGAAAGTATCGGATGAGAAAATCTGGAAAATTCGCCGTGCCCTGAAAGAGAAACTGGTTAAATACATTCGTGAAGAATTTGAAGGCCAATGGCTTAAAAACCAGGGAGACCCATCTAAGGTTGTTTCTGTTCTTGAAAAAATCAACCCGAATGCGCTAATCATTGGCTTCGGTCGTCGTTTCGCGACATATAAACGCGCCCACCTGTTGTTCACAGACCTGGAACGCCTGTCCCGTATCGTAAATAACGAAAAATATCCCGTACTCTTCTTCTTCACAGGAAAAGCGCACCCTGCTGATGGCGGTGGTCAGGGATTAATCAGACACATTGTGGAGATTTCACGCCGTCCTGAATTTTTGGGAAAAATCATTTTCCTTGAAAATTACGACATGCAATTGGCAAAACGTCTGATTTCCGGAGTGGATATCTGGTTGAATACTCCTACCCGTCCGCTTGAAGCATCGGGAACATCGGGTGAAAAAGCAGAGATGAACGGTGTACTTAACTTCTCAGTAAAAGACGGCTGGTGGTACGAAGGTTATCGTCCGGAAGCCGGATGGGCATTGACGGAGCATAATACCTATCCAAATCCTCAACATCAGGACCAGCTGGATGCTGCAACTATTTATGGAATGCTTGAAACCGATATTATCCCACTTTACTATGCGAAAAACAGCAAAGGTTTTTCACCGGAGTGGATTCAATACATCCGTAACTCATTCATTCAAATCGCACCGTTCTACACAACGAAGCGAATGCTGGATGATTATATCGACCGTTTCTACACCAAACTTTCTTCACGTTCTAAATTCCTGCGTGAAAGCAATTTTGCCAAAGCCAAAGAGATTGCGGCGTGGAAAGAAGTGGTGGCAGCAAAATGGGACGACATCGAAGTTGTATCTATGACTTCGGCTGATGAGCTTTGCCGGGCTAACGCTGTAAATGACCCTTGTACAGTTGATGTTGTCCTTGACCTGAAAGGTCTGGGTAATCACATTGGCGTGGAAGTCGTTATCACCGAAATGGAAGAAGGACATCAGAAAATCTTCTTCATCAAAGACCTGCATCTTGTAAAAGTGGAAGGAACGCTTCATCATTATCACCTTTCTAACAAAATGCAAAGCTCAGGGGCATATAAATACGCATTCCGTATGTACCCAAAACACCCGGATCTTCCTCACCGTCAGGATTTCTGCTACGTCAGATGGATTTAA
- a CDS encoding ferritin — translation MLKKRVEKALNTQANAELWSAHLYLSMSLQFSSEGLNGFAAWMRGQYSEEVQHAFKIMRFMVERGAKPTLSEIKDIPVDFGSPVEVFEFALEHETKVTDNIDKLVDLIREENDKATEYALQWFVTEQVEEESTLVGIIEKLKRIGDGAGLYLLDKELAARQ, via the coding sequence ATGCTTAAAAAGAGAGTCGAAAAGGCGTTGAATACACAAGCCAATGCCGAATTGTGGTCAGCACATCTATATCTTTCCATGTCACTCCAGTTTTCATCAGAAGGATTAAATGGTTTTGCTGCATGGATGCGTGGTCAGTATTCGGAAGAGGTTCAACATGCCTTCAAAATCATGCGTTTTATGGTAGAACGCGGAGCCAAACCGACATTGTCTGAAATCAAAGATATTCCCGTTGATTTTGGTAGTCCGGTGGAAGTTTTCGAGTTTGCTCTGGAACATGAAACCAAAGTGACTGATAATATAGACAAACTGGTTGACCTGATACGGGAAGAAAATGATAAAGCGACCGAATATGCCCTGCAATGGTTTGTTACCGAGCAGGTAGAAGAGGAGTCAACCCTGGTGGGCATTATCGAAAAACTGAAACGGATTGGGGATGGTGCCGGTCTCTATTTATTGGATAAAGAATTGGCTGCCAGACAGTGA
- the hisS gene encoding histidine--tRNA ligase encodes MQKPSIPKGTRDFTPEEMAKRNYIFNTIRDVYHLFGFQQIETPAMENLSTLMGKYGEEGDKLLFKILNSGNFMSDVKETDLSTGSNKLAMQMCEKGLRYDLTVPFARFVVMNRNSLSFPFKRYQIQPVWRADRPQKGRYREFFQCDADVVGSDSLLNEVELIQIMDEVYSRFGINVAIKINNRKILSGIADVIGAHDKIVDITVAIDKLDKIGLEKVNEELASKGIPAEAIALIQPIIQLEGTNYEKIGVLKNVLEASEEGLKGVEELEYILRKTDMLGIRCQLDLDLTLARGLNYYTGAIFEVKALDVEIGSITGGGRYDNLTGVFGLPGVSGVGISFGADRIYDVLNQLNLYPQDSIQATQVMFVNFGENEESHCLQLLSRLRKQNIRAEIYPESAKMKKQMSYADSKKIPFVALVGGNEMNENKIMLKNMITGEQKLSTLEEVIEAIIG; translated from the coding sequence ATGCAAAAACCATCCATACCCAAGGGCACGCGCGATTTCACTCCGGAAGAAATGGCGAAACGGAATTATATCTTCAACACGATCCGGGACGTTTACCATTTATTTGGATTCCAGCAGATTGAGACTCCTGCCATGGAAAATCTTTCCACATTGATGGGGAAATACGGCGAAGAGGGAGATAAACTCCTTTTCAAAATATTGAACTCCGGTAACTTTATGTCGGATGTAAAAGAAACCGACCTTTCGACCGGCAGTAACAAACTGGCGATGCAGATGTGCGAAAAAGGGCTTCGTTATGACCTGACCGTTCCTTTTGCTCGCTTCGTGGTGATGAATCGCAACAGCCTGAGCTTCCCTTTTAAACGTTACCAAATCCAGCCGGTATGGCGCGCTGACCGTCCACAGAAAGGTCGTTACCGTGAATTTTTCCAGTGCGATGCGGATGTGGTAGGTTCTGACTCGTTATTGAACGAAGTCGAACTGATCCAAATCATGGACGAGGTGTACAGCCGCTTTGGCATCAATGTGGCCATCAAAATCAATAACCGTAAAATCCTGAGCGGTATCGCCGATGTGATTGGCGCTCACGATAAGATCGTTGATATTACCGTTGCCATCGACAAACTGGATAAAATCGGATTGGAAAAGGTGAACGAAGAGTTAGCGTCAAAAGGTATTCCTGCGGAGGCGATTGCCCTGATACAACCGATTATCCAGTTGGAAGGTACTAATTATGAAAAAATCGGCGTACTGAAAAACGTATTGGAAGCTTCGGAAGAAGGACTCAAAGGCGTGGAAGAGCTCGAATATATCCTCCGGAAAACAGACATGCTCGGTATCCGTTGCCAACTAGACCTTGATCTGACACTGGCTCGTGGTCTCAACTACTATACCGGTGCTATTTTTGAAGTAAAAGCGTTGGATGTGGAAATTGGCAGTATTACAGGCGGTGGCCGTTACGACAATCTGACCGGAGTATTTGGCCTACCGGGAGTATCCGGAGTCGGTATCTCTTTCGGAGCTGACCGTATTTATGATGTTCTGAATCAACTTAACCTCTACCCGCAAGATTCAATCCAGGCTACTCAGGTCATGTTTGTAAACTTCGGAGAGAACGAAGAGTCACACTGCCTGCAATTGTTATCTCGACTCCGCAAGCAAAACATCCGAGCCGAGATTTATCCGGAATCGGCTAAAATGAAAAAGCAGATGAGTTATGCCGATTCTAAAAAGATTCCTTTCGTTGCCCTTGTCGGTGGAAACGAAATGAACGAAAATAAAATCATGCTCAAGAATATGATTACCGGCGAACAGAAACTGAGTACGCTGGAAGAGGTAATTGAAGCGATTATTGGATAG
- a CDS encoding HAD family hydrolase has protein sequence MIKNAIEKYQQEKGKKIQLKAVLFDMDGVLFDSMPNHTQAWHQTMTELGFRCSRDEFYLYEGATSSYTINRYYHRVHGRNVSEEERKTIYHRKTLHFNALPIADPMPYALEVLNSVKAAGLIPVLVTGSGQKSLLDRLNKHFPGIFEQELMVTAYDVHHGKPHPEPYLLGLKKAGVEPHEAIVVENAPLGVQAAVAAGIFTVAVNTGPIEDAILLKDGANLLLQSMEELYRNWEDIFSTIK, from the coding sequence ATGATAAAAAACGCAATAGAAAAGTACCAGCAGGAAAAAGGCAAGAAGATTCAGCTGAAAGCAGTCCTGTTTGATATGGACGGTGTCCTGTTTGATTCCATGCCCAATCATACGCAGGCCTGGCACCAGACCATGACGGAGCTGGGTTTCCGTTGTTCGCGCGATGAGTTTTACCTTTACGAAGGTGCGACAAGCAGTTATACCATCAACCGATACTATCATCGAGTGCATGGTCGCAATGTTTCGGAAGAGGAGCGTAAAACCATCTATCACCGCAAAACGCTTCACTTTAATGCATTGCCCATTGCAGATCCCATGCCTTATGCGTTGGAGGTATTGAACAGTGTCAAAGCAGCCGGTTTGATTCCGGTATTGGTCACCGGATCCGGGCAAAAGAGTTTGCTTGACCGGTTAAATAAGCATTTCCCCGGCATATTTGAGCAGGAATTAATGGTGACGGCTTATGACGTTCATCACGGAAAACCGCATCCCGAACCGTATCTTCTGGGCTTAAAGAAAGCGGGCGTGGAGCCGCACGAAGCGATTGTGGTGGAGAATGCTCCCCTGGGAGTACAGGCTGCCGTAGCGGCCGGTATTTTTACCGTTGCAGTAAATACCGGACCGATTGAAGATGCTATTTTGTTGAAAGATGGAGCCAATCTGTTGTTGCAGTCGATGGAGGAGTTGTATCGGAATTGGGAAGATATATTTAGTACCATCAAATAG
- a CDS encoding glucose-6-phosphate isomerase gives MENISLQIEKALGFVAAEKVAAYEADVKKYSQDLHNGTGKGNDFLGWLNLPSSITDAVLSEIEETAQKLRARCEVVVVVGIGGSYLGAKAVIDAVSNTFDWLQTERKNPVVVYAGQNIGEDYLYELSQFLNGKQFGIINISKSGTTTEPALAFRILKKQLEDAVGKAEAKERIVAVTDAARGALRTLANQEGYKTFVIPDNVGGRFSVLTPVGLLPIAVAGCDIRQLVAGAVKMEGVCGLDTAYAENPAAQYAAVRNELYKSGKKTEILVNYHPKLHFFAEWWKQLYGESEGKEGKGIFPAAVDFTTDLHSMGQWIQEGERTIFETVISVKTPNYQVEVPADAADLDGLNFLAGKRVDYVNKMAELGTQIAHIDGGVPNLKIEVPQLNEYYLGQLIYFFEKACGISGYILEVNPFDQPGVEAYKKNMFALLEKPGFEEATKAIKARL, from the coding sequence ATGGAAAATATTTCATTGCAAATTGAAAAAGCTTTAGGCTTTGTTGCTGCTGAAAAAGTGGCTGCTTACGAAGCTGATGTAAAAAAGTACAGCCAGGATCTGCACAACGGTACCGGTAAAGGAAACGACTTTTTGGGTTGGTTGAATTTACCATCTTCTATTACCGATGCGGTTTTGTCTGAAATCGAAGAGACAGCTCAGAAACTTCGTGCACGTTGCGAAGTGGTTGTGGTTGTCGGAATCGGTGGAAGCTACCTCGGTGCAAAAGCGGTTATCGATGCTGTCTCAAACACATTCGATTGGTTGCAAACCGAGCGTAAAAATCCGGTAGTTGTATATGCCGGACAAAATATCGGTGAAGACTATTTATATGAATTGAGCCAGTTCCTGAACGGCAAACAATTCGGTATCATCAATATCTCTAAATCAGGTACTACTACCGAGCCTGCATTGGCTTTCCGCATTTTGAAAAAACAACTTGAAGATGCTGTGGGTAAAGCGGAAGCGAAAGAGCGTATCGTGGCTGTAACTGATGCTGCCCGTGGAGCATTGCGTACCCTGGCTAATCAGGAAGGATACAAAACATTTGTAATTCCTGACAACGTTGGCGGTCGTTTCTCTGTATTGACTCCGGTAGGTTTGTTGCCAATTGCAGTTGCAGGATGTGACATTCGTCAGTTGGTAGCCGGTGCTGTGAAAATGGAAGGCGTTTGCGGATTGGATACAGCTTATGCTGAAAACCCTGCTGCACAATACGCTGCTGTTCGTAACGAACTTTACAAAAGCGGTAAGAAAACTGAAATCCTCGTAAACTACCACCCTAAACTTCACTTCTTTGCTGAATGGTGGAAACAACTTTACGGAGAAAGCGAAGGTAAAGAAGGTAAAGGTATTTTCCCGGCTGCGGTTGACTTTACTACTGACCTGCACTCTATGGGACAATGGATTCAGGAAGGTGAGCGCACCATTTTCGAAACTGTAATCTCTGTAAAAACGCCAAACTACCAAGTAGAAGTTCCTGCTGATGCAGCTGACCTCGACGGTTTGAACTTCTTAGCCGGTAAACGTGTGGATTACGTAAATAAAATGGCTGAATTGGGAACTCAAATCGCGCACATTGACGGTGGCGTTCCTAACCTCAAAATCGAAGTACCTCAATTGAACGAATACTACCTCGGCCAGTTGATCTATTTCTTCGAAAAAGCTTGCGGTATCAGCGGTTATATCCTAGAGGTGAATCCGTTCGACCAACCGGGTGTTGAGGCTTACAAAAAGAATATGTTTGCATTGCTGGAGAAACCGGGCTTCGAAGAAGCAACCAAGGCTATCAAAGCAAGACTGTAA